A genomic window from Sceloporus undulatus isolate JIND9_A2432 ecotype Alabama chromosome 9, SceUnd_v1.1, whole genome shotgun sequence includes:
- the MED18 gene encoding mediator of RNA polymerase II transcription subunit 18 yields the protein MEAPPVTMMPVTGGTINMMEYLLQGSVLDQSLESFLHRLRGLCDNMEPETFLDHEMVFLLKGQQASPFVLRTRRSMDKPGTPWHLRYLGQPEMGDKNRHALVRNCVDIATSENLTDFLVEMGFRMDHEFVAKGHVFRKGIMKIVVYKIFRILIPGNTDNIEPLSLSYLVELSIVAPAGQDMVSDDMRSFAEQLKPLVHLEKIDPKRLM from the exons ATGGAGGCCCCTCCTGTCACAATGATGCCAGTCACTGGTGGTACCATTAACATGATGGAATATTTACTTCAAG ggagtgttttggaccagagcttGGAGAGTTTCCTCCATCGACTCCGTGGCCTATGTGACAACATGGAGCCTGAAACCTTTTTGGATCATGAGATGGTGTTCCTCCTGAAGGGCCAGCAGGCCAGCCCATTTGTCCTCCGCACACGGCGCTCCATGGACAAACCTGGCACGCCTTGGCATTTGCGGTATCTTGGGCAGCCAGAAATGGGAGACAAAAACCGTCATGCCTTGGTACGCAACTGTGTTGATATTGCCACTTCTGAGAACTTGACAGACTTCCTGGTGGAGATGGGGTTTCGTATGGACCATGAATTTGTTGCCAAGGGGCATGTATTCCGCAAGGGCATTATGAAGATTGTGGTATACAAGATCTTCCGCATCTTGATCCCAGGAAATACTGACAACATTGAGCCCTTGTCTCTTTCCTACCTTGTGGAGCTCAGCATTGTAGCACCAGCAGGACAAGACATGGTTTCTGATGACATGAGGAGTTTTGCTGAGCAGCTCAAGCCTTTAGTTCACTTAGAAAAAATTGATCCTAAAAGGTTGATGTGA